The nucleotide window acacaataaataaaagttcccctccccccccaaccctcttcaacaaaacagaaacagaaaaccagTTGTAATGTACATGGAAAATTGTGcacagcagatttttttttatataaaaagtagATTCAGGAGCACATCCAATTATAAATGATTGTTAGGAAAATCATATAAAACAATGGAATACATAAAAGTGTCAAGAGGAACTGTCAGGGTACGAAATTCCTTGGTGGCCAGATGCCCACGGTAAGCAGACCCTCTCCTGGTAGCATCACTACAAGGCCGTCCACAGAAGACTCTCCAGGGCGCAAGCAGCATGGGCAGGTGGAGGGTTTGAATCTCATACCCTGATTCATAGTTTCACAATTCCATGTGCAATTTCAGAAAGACTCATCATTTACTGCTGACATGTCGCCCTTTGGCGTGGAGGAGCGGGAGGAGCCTTTGTCTGTGCTCTCTGACCCCGAGCTGCTCTGGTTCTGCTGTTCTGACCCTGCACTGGAGGTCACTGTGGAAGAGGATGTAGAGGAGGACCGAGTCTTTTCCTTAAAGTCTGTGATAATGACGGTGACGTTGCCCACAGTGACGGCCAACTGCTGTGCGGTGCTCCTGTCCACGTTCTTCAGCCGGGGCCTGAAACATGCCAAGGGAAGTGCTTAGGAATGACATCAACATAAGCCTGCCTTCCCACAAGCTTGTGCCTGTGGACCTACACACACCATGGACCGCCACAGAAGCAACGCTGCCCATTAGCTGCAGGCGTGCTGCTGACCACTTTATCAATAAGAGAAATGACCATCAGCTAGCAGAACTTTTGATCACAGATGATGACCCACTTCTTTCTGTTCTGAACAGGATAATCTCAAAAGGTCAGCAGCCTTGCCTCTAGCTCCTcgtcaccccaccccccaatctcTAAAATCTCTAAGTATGCCGTAACCTTAGGCTTTTGATTATGATTAAATCAACAACTTAGTATTCCACTCCAGTTTCGTAGTACCTTGAGGTGTGATTCGTTTCGCTGGTCTTTGTTGTAGCGTTAGCAGACTGTATACTGTTAGCTTCACTAGGAGGATCTTTCAGAATATCAGACTTTGGTCTAAGGGGTAAAGCAAAGACCCAGAGAAATAAAAGTAAGTCACCATTTAAAATCTGACCCAGGTGTAAATGAGTACATACATTGTATTTAGTACCCAGAAActtactttgttttcttgttggtgTTTTTCTTGGTGACACTGGGGCTGATGTCCTTGTCTTTATCAGGTTTCTCTTTGTCAGGTTTTTCtaccttctccttcttctccttcttcggGGGAGGTGGAGTGGCATACTGCTGTGCCACCTGCTGTGCTACCAGCTGAGAATTGATGCGAGGTTTCCTACAACATTCAACACAAGACACAGCATTAGTGGCTGTGTTCGAACTTCTTACCAACATTATTCCACACTGTTTCAATGTGTGCGTAGCCTTCAAAAGGAGACATCATATGCACTTGTGATACATATGCACACAGCCCTGTGCAATCATTCAACAAGTTCTAAGAGTGCTAAAACACTTCTTTTGAGCTGTCATGATTATACCGACAGCTTTCAAATACTTCCAAATACTTCCGC belongs to Onychomys torridus chromosome 3, mOncTor1.1, whole genome shotgun sequence and includes:
- the LOC118580539 gene encoding RING1 and YY1-binding protein, whose protein sequence is MTMGDKKSPTRPKRQAKPAADEGFWDCSVCTFRNSAEAFKCSICDVRKGTSTRKPRINSQLVAQQVAQQYATPPPPKKEKKEKVEKPDKEKPDKDKDISPSVTKKNTNKKTKPKSDILKDPPSEANSIQSANATTKTSETNHTSRPRLKNVDRSTAQQLAVTVGNVTVIITDFKEKTRSSSTSSSTVTSSAGSEQQNQSSSGSESTDKGSSRSSTPKGDMSAVNDESF